In the genome of Sciurus carolinensis chromosome 3, mSciCar1.2, whole genome shotgun sequence, one region contains:
- the Cd300lg gene encoding CMRF35-like molecule 9 isoform X3, which translates to MRPLVLLWSCLMLPGYEALKCPKEISGFEGDTVSLKCTYGEEQRKLKKYWCKETGIFISRCSSTIYSGKDGQEITKDRVSIRDSPQELAFTVTLRDLTLQDAGKYWCGAYRLGVDETSPVSLIVFPGPCCPPSPTLSLQPLATTRLQPKAKARQTQPPVLRSSRPPMPLDSTLAEDTSSVPSSHSSKSRVSIPMVRILAPVFVLLSLLLVTGLIAFGSFILRWRKKAQLTLETQKNEKVHLPTLPLEKSWVPEEAVINLSGPPEPLTSPESSAGPYKETQCLSQTTEEPEAPSQDPAESTIPVPALLMSEEELGFSKFVSV; encoded by the exons ATGCGACCTCTGGTCCTGCTGTGGAGCTGCCTCATGCTCCCAG GTTATGAAGCCCTGAAATGTCCAAAGGAGATCAGTGGATTTGAAGGTGACACTGTGTCCCTGAAGTGCACCTACGGGGAAGAACAGAGGAAGCTCAAGAAGTACTGGTGTAAGGAGACCGGGATCTTCATCTCCCGCTGCTCCAGCACCATCTACTCAGGAAAAGACGGCCAAGAGATAACGAAGGACAGGGTGTCCATCCGCGACAGCCCCCAAGAGCTGGCGTTCACCGTGACCCTGAGGGACCTCACCCTGCAGGATGCCGGGAAGTACTGGTGTGGGGCCTATAGACTGGGCGTTGATGAGACTTCCCCAGTCTCTCTGATCGTCTTTCCAG GACCCTGCTGCCCCCCTTCCCCAACTCTCTCCCTCCAGCCTCTTGCTACAACAAGACTGCAGCCCAAGGCAAAAGCTCGGCAAACTCAGCCCCCAGTATTGA GGAGCTCCCGCCCACCCATGCCGCTGGACTCCACCCTCGCAGAGGACACCAGTTCTGTCCCCAGCAGCCACAGCTCCAAGTCCAG GGTGTCCATCCCAATGGTCCGCATATTGGCTCCGGTTTTTGTGCTCTTGTCCCTTCTGCTGGTCACAGGCCTAATTGCTTTTGGGAGCTTCATACTCCGGTGGAGAAAGAAAG CTCAGCTGACCCTGGAGACCCAAAAGAACGAGAAGGTCCATCTCCCAACCCTG CCCCTGGAGAAGAGCTGGGTCCCTGAAGAAGCCGTGATCAACCTTTCAGGGCCCCCTGAGCCTCTCACCAGTCCCGAGTCCTCTGCCGGCCCCTACAAGGAGACCCAGTGCCTAAGCCAG ACTACAGAGGAACCAGAAGCCCCTTCCCAGGACCCCGCAGAGAGCACAATCCCAGTGCCTGCGCTCCTGATGTCTGAGGAGGAGCTGGGCTTCTCCAAGTTCGTCTCGGTGTAA
- the Cd300lg gene encoding CMRF35-like molecule 9 isoform X1, whose protein sequence is MRPLVLLWSCLMLPGYEALKCPKEISGFEGDTVSLKCTYGEEQRKLKKYWCKETGIFISRCSSTIYSGKDGQEITKDRVSIRDSPQELAFTVTLRDLTLQDAGKYWCGAYRLGVDETSPVSLIVFPGPCCPPSPTLSLQPLATTRLQPKAKARQTQPPVLTSPGLRLTVTTAKQGKTEAEASPVTGTVPFQHTGTSPHTRTSPYAGTSLHTATSPHAGSSRPPMPLDSTLAEDTSSVPSSHSSKSRVSIPMVRILAPVFVLLSLLLVTGLIAFGSFILRWRKKAQLTLETQKNEKVHLPTLPLEKSWVPEEAVINLSGPPEPLTSPESSAGPYKETQCLSQTTEEPEAPSQDPAESTIPVPALLMSEEELGFSKFVSV, encoded by the exons ATGCGACCTCTGGTCCTGCTGTGGAGCTGCCTCATGCTCCCAG GTTATGAAGCCCTGAAATGTCCAAAGGAGATCAGTGGATTTGAAGGTGACACTGTGTCCCTGAAGTGCACCTACGGGGAAGAACAGAGGAAGCTCAAGAAGTACTGGTGTAAGGAGACCGGGATCTTCATCTCCCGCTGCTCCAGCACCATCTACTCAGGAAAAGACGGCCAAGAGATAACGAAGGACAGGGTGTCCATCCGCGACAGCCCCCAAGAGCTGGCGTTCACCGTGACCCTGAGGGACCTCACCCTGCAGGATGCCGGGAAGTACTGGTGTGGGGCCTATAGACTGGGCGTTGATGAGACTTCCCCAGTCTCTCTGATCGTCTTTCCAG GACCCTGCTGCCCCCCTTCCCCAACTCTCTCCCTCCAGCCTCTTGCTACAACAAGACTGCAGCCCAAGGCAAAAGCTCGGCAAACTCAGCCCCCAGTATTGA CTTCTCCTGGTCTCCGCCTGACAGTCACCACAGCCAAGCAGGGGAAGACAGAGGCTGAGGCCTCTCCGGTCACAGGGACGGTCCCGTTCCAGCACACAGGAACCTCCCCACACACAAGAACCTCTCCGTATGCAGGGACCTCTCTTCACACAGCGACCTCTCCTCATGCAGGGAGCTCCCGCCCACCCATGCCGCTGGACTCCACCCTCGCAGAGGACACCAGTTCTGTCCCCAGCAGCCACAGCTCCAAGTCCAG GGTGTCCATCCCAATGGTCCGCATATTGGCTCCGGTTTTTGTGCTCTTGTCCCTTCTGCTGGTCACAGGCCTAATTGCTTTTGGGAGCTTCATACTCCGGTGGAGAAAGAAAG CTCAGCTGACCCTGGAGACCCAAAAGAACGAGAAGGTCCATCTCCCAACCCTG CCCCTGGAGAAGAGCTGGGTCCCTGAAGAAGCCGTGATCAACCTTTCAGGGCCCCCTGAGCCTCTCACCAGTCCCGAGTCCTCTGCCGGCCCCTACAAGGAGACCCAGTGCCTAAGCCAG ACTACAGAGGAACCAGAAGCCCCTTCCCAGGACCCCGCAGAGAGCACAATCCCAGTGCCTGCGCTCCTGATGTCTGAGGAGGAGCTGGGCTTCTCCAAGTTCGTCTCGGTGTAA
- the Cd300lg gene encoding CMRF35-like molecule 9 isoform X2, whose protein sequence is MRPLVLLWSCLMLPGYEALKCPKEISGFEGDTVSLKCTYGEEQRKLKKYWCKETGIFISRCSSTIYSGKDGQEITKDRVSIRDSPQELAFTVTLRDLTLQDAGKYWCGAYRLGVDETSPVSLIVFPASPGLRLTVTTAKQGKTEAEASPVTGTVPFQHTGTSPHTRTSPYAGTSLHTATSPHAGSSRPPMPLDSTLAEDTSSVPSSHSSKSRVSIPMVRILAPVFVLLSLLLVTGLIAFGSFILRWRKKAQLTLETQKNEKVHLPTLPLEKSWVPEEAVINLSGPPEPLTSPESSAGPYKETQCLSQTTEEPEAPSQDPAESTIPVPALLMSEEELGFSKFVSV, encoded by the exons ATGCGACCTCTGGTCCTGCTGTGGAGCTGCCTCATGCTCCCAG GTTATGAAGCCCTGAAATGTCCAAAGGAGATCAGTGGATTTGAAGGTGACACTGTGTCCCTGAAGTGCACCTACGGGGAAGAACAGAGGAAGCTCAAGAAGTACTGGTGTAAGGAGACCGGGATCTTCATCTCCCGCTGCTCCAGCACCATCTACTCAGGAAAAGACGGCCAAGAGATAACGAAGGACAGGGTGTCCATCCGCGACAGCCCCCAAGAGCTGGCGTTCACCGTGACCCTGAGGGACCTCACCCTGCAGGATGCCGGGAAGTACTGGTGTGGGGCCTATAGACTGGGCGTTGATGAGACTTCCCCAGTCTCTCTGATCGTCTTTCCAG CTTCTCCTGGTCTCCGCCTGACAGTCACCACAGCCAAGCAGGGGAAGACAGAGGCTGAGGCCTCTCCGGTCACAGGGACGGTCCCGTTCCAGCACACAGGAACCTCCCCACACACAAGAACCTCTCCGTATGCAGGGACCTCTCTTCACACAGCGACCTCTCCTCATGCAGGGAGCTCCCGCCCACCCATGCCGCTGGACTCCACCCTCGCAGAGGACACCAGTTCTGTCCCCAGCAGCCACAGCTCCAAGTCCAG GGTGTCCATCCCAATGGTCCGCATATTGGCTCCGGTTTTTGTGCTCTTGTCCCTTCTGCTGGTCACAGGCCTAATTGCTTTTGGGAGCTTCATACTCCGGTGGAGAAAGAAAG CTCAGCTGACCCTGGAGACCCAAAAGAACGAGAAGGTCCATCTCCCAACCCTG CCCCTGGAGAAGAGCTGGGTCCCTGAAGAAGCCGTGATCAACCTTTCAGGGCCCCCTGAGCCTCTCACCAGTCCCGAGTCCTCTGCCGGCCCCTACAAGGAGACCCAGTGCCTAAGCCAG ACTACAGAGGAACCAGAAGCCCCTTCCCAGGACCCCGCAGAGAGCACAATCCCAGTGCCTGCGCTCCTGATGTCTGAGGAGGAGCTGGGCTTCTCCAAGTTCGTCTCGGTGTAA
- the Cd300lg gene encoding CMRF35-like molecule 9 isoform X5, with the protein MRPLVLLWSCLMLPGYEALKCPKEISGFEGDTVSLKCTYGEEQRKLKKYWCKETGIFISRCSSTIYSGKDGQEITKDRVSIRDSPQELAFTVTLRDLTLQDAGKYWCGAYRLGVDETSPVSLIVFPGSSRPPMPLDSTLAEDTSSVPSSHSSKSRVSIPMVRILAPVFVLLSLLLVTGLIAFGSFILRWRKKAQLTLETQKNEKVHLPTLPLEKSWVPEEAVINLSGPPEPLTSPESSAGPYKETQCLSQTTEEPEAPSQDPAESTIPVPALLMSEEELGFSKFVSV; encoded by the exons ATGCGACCTCTGGTCCTGCTGTGGAGCTGCCTCATGCTCCCAG GTTATGAAGCCCTGAAATGTCCAAAGGAGATCAGTGGATTTGAAGGTGACACTGTGTCCCTGAAGTGCACCTACGGGGAAGAACAGAGGAAGCTCAAGAAGTACTGGTGTAAGGAGACCGGGATCTTCATCTCCCGCTGCTCCAGCACCATCTACTCAGGAAAAGACGGCCAAGAGATAACGAAGGACAGGGTGTCCATCCGCGACAGCCCCCAAGAGCTGGCGTTCACCGTGACCCTGAGGGACCTCACCCTGCAGGATGCCGGGAAGTACTGGTGTGGGGCCTATAGACTGGGCGTTGATGAGACTTCCCCAGTCTCTCTGATCGTCTTTCCAG GGAGCTCCCGCCCACCCATGCCGCTGGACTCCACCCTCGCAGAGGACACCAGTTCTGTCCCCAGCAGCCACAGCTCCAAGTCCAG GGTGTCCATCCCAATGGTCCGCATATTGGCTCCGGTTTTTGTGCTCTTGTCCCTTCTGCTGGTCACAGGCCTAATTGCTTTTGGGAGCTTCATACTCCGGTGGAGAAAGAAAG CTCAGCTGACCCTGGAGACCCAAAAGAACGAGAAGGTCCATCTCCCAACCCTG CCCCTGGAGAAGAGCTGGGTCCCTGAAGAAGCCGTGATCAACCTTTCAGGGCCCCCTGAGCCTCTCACCAGTCCCGAGTCCTCTGCCGGCCCCTACAAGGAGACCCAGTGCCTAAGCCAG ACTACAGAGGAACCAGAAGCCCCTTCCCAGGACCCCGCAGAGAGCACAATCCCAGTGCCTGCGCTCCTGATGTCTGAGGAGGAGCTGGGCTTCTCCAAGTTCGTCTCGGTGTAA
- the Cd300lg gene encoding CMRF35-like molecule 9 isoform X4 produces the protein MRPLVLLWSCLMLPGYEALKCPKEISGFEGDTVSLKCTYGEEQRKLKKYWCKETGIFISRCSSTIYSGKDGQEITKDRVSIRDSPQELAFTVTLRDLTLQDAGKYWCGAYRLGVDETSPVSLIVFPATSPHAGSSRPPMPLDSTLAEDTSSVPSSHSSKSRVSIPMVRILAPVFVLLSLLLVTGLIAFGSFILRWRKKAQLTLETQKNEKVHLPTLPLEKSWVPEEAVINLSGPPEPLTSPESSAGPYKETQCLSQTTEEPEAPSQDPAESTIPVPALLMSEEELGFSKFVSV, from the exons ATGCGACCTCTGGTCCTGCTGTGGAGCTGCCTCATGCTCCCAG GTTATGAAGCCCTGAAATGTCCAAAGGAGATCAGTGGATTTGAAGGTGACACTGTGTCCCTGAAGTGCACCTACGGGGAAGAACAGAGGAAGCTCAAGAAGTACTGGTGTAAGGAGACCGGGATCTTCATCTCCCGCTGCTCCAGCACCATCTACTCAGGAAAAGACGGCCAAGAGATAACGAAGGACAGGGTGTCCATCCGCGACAGCCCCCAAGAGCTGGCGTTCACCGTGACCCTGAGGGACCTCACCCTGCAGGATGCCGGGAAGTACTGGTGTGGGGCCTATAGACTGGGCGTTGATGAGACTTCCCCAGTCTCTCTGATCGTCTTTCCAG CGACCTCTCCTCATGCAGGGAGCTCCCGCCCACCCATGCCGCTGGACTCCACCCTCGCAGAGGACACCAGTTCTGTCCCCAGCAGCCACAGCTCCAAGTCCAG GGTGTCCATCCCAATGGTCCGCATATTGGCTCCGGTTTTTGTGCTCTTGTCCCTTCTGCTGGTCACAGGCCTAATTGCTTTTGGGAGCTTCATACTCCGGTGGAGAAAGAAAG CTCAGCTGACCCTGGAGACCCAAAAGAACGAGAAGGTCCATCTCCCAACCCTG CCCCTGGAGAAGAGCTGGGTCCCTGAAGAAGCCGTGATCAACCTTTCAGGGCCCCCTGAGCCTCTCACCAGTCCCGAGTCCTCTGCCGGCCCCTACAAGGAGACCCAGTGCCTAAGCCAG ACTACAGAGGAACCAGAAGCCCCTTCCCAGGACCCCGCAGAGAGCACAATCCCAGTGCCTGCGCTCCTGATGTCTGAGGAGGAGCTGGGCTTCTCCAAGTTCGTCTCGGTGTAA